A single genomic interval of Dromiciops gliroides isolate mDroGli1 chromosome 1, mDroGli1.pri, whole genome shotgun sequence harbors:
- the LOC122735319 gene encoding trichoplein keratin filament-binding protein isoform X1, producing the protein MALPTIPFSWPTRSRLLERQIVRHREQEARFRQQWDVNSRYFRESDVWSSKQAQWSSRACYQQSMQAYEQQKLKEEKKKSLVERRKRLAKLLAEERSQFTKELKEKRLNVALRESDMRARSERLKSAREQERKSVAEQLLYEHWKKTDPRFRQIESALHRKHVVDSWESQLSERKQQETAEKEEKIHFENQYERARREAMERMRREEEKRRLEDKQQAEALLQQMEELKLKEMEATKLKKEQENLLRQQWELGLLEEERKNMEEYRKKAELGRFLRHQYNAQLNRRAQQIQEELEADKRILLALLEKEDEDQRRDSARREQAAADAAWMKQVIEDQLEVERAREAELQMLYREEAKQMWEKREAEWERERQARDRLMKEVLTERQHQLQEKIALNRRAQEEALKYREQLIRGLEEAREESRRERAEEAELKTARKQELEAQVAERHLQDQEEQEQQRKEEAEARHADQLSEELIEQEARLMSQRGFQSKPYGRPKIAWN; encoded by the exons ATGGCATTACCTACCATTCCCTTCTCCTGGCCCACCCGCAGCAGACTGCTAGAAAGGCAGATTGTGCGTCACCGAGAACAAGAAGCCCGATTCCGGCAACAGTGGGATGTCAACAGTCGCTATTTCAGAGAATCTGATGTCTGGAGCTCCAAACAGGCCCAGTGGAGCTCAAGAGCATGCTACCAGCAGAG CATGCAAGCATACGAACAGCAGaaactgaaggaagagaagaaaaagagtttGGTGGAACGAAGGAAACGTCTGGCTAAACTCCTGGCAGAGGAGAGGAGTCAGTTCACCAAAGAACTGAAAGAGAAGAGGCTGAATGTGGCTTTGAGAGAGAGTGACATGAGAGCAAGAAGCGAGAGACTGAAGTCGGCAAGAGAACAAGAGAGGAAATCG GTTGCCGAACAGCTTCTGTATGAACACTGGAAGAAGACTGACCCCAGATTTCGACAG ATTGAATCAGCTCTTCACAGAAAGCATGTGGTAGACTCCTGGGAATCTCAGCTGTCAGAAAGAAAACAG CAAGAAACTGccgagaaagaagaaaaaatacactTTGAAAACCAGTATGAGAGGGCCAGAAGGGAAGCCATGGAGCGGATGAGGCGCGAAGAAGAGAAGAGACGCCTGGAGGACAAGCAGCAGGCAGAGGCTTTGCTCCAACAGATGGAAGAGCTCAAGCTCAAGGAGATGGAG GCCACAAAACTGAAGAAAGAACAAGAGAATTTGCTGAGGCAACAGTGGGAACTTGGTTTactggaggaggaaaggaagaacatGGAGGAGTACAGGAAGAAAGCGGAGCTGGG ACGCTTTTTGAGACACCAGTACAACGCTCAGCTGAATCGACGTGCCCAGCAAATCCAAGAGGAGCTG GAGGCAGACAAACGGATTCTCTTGGCCCTTCtggagaaggaagatgaggacCAACGGCGGGACTCAGCCAGGCGGGAGCAAGCAGCGGCAGATGCCGCGTGGATGAAACAAGTCATTGAGGACCAGCTGGAAGTGGAGAGAGCACGAGAAGCCGAGCTGCAGATGTTGTACAG ggaAGAGGCCAAGCAGATGTGGGAGAAGCGAGAGGccgagtgggagagagagaggcaggctcGAGACCGACTGATGAAAGAG GTTCTTACAGAGAGACAGCATCAGCTCCAAGAAAAGATTGCACTAAACCGGCGTGCGCAGGAGGAAGCCTTGAAGTACAGGGAGCAGCTGATTCGAGGCCTGGAGGAGGCGAGGGAGGAGAGCCGCAGGGAACGCGCTGAGGAGGCAGAGCTGAAGACGGCGCGTAAGCAAGAGCTAGAGGCCCAG GTTGCAGAGCGCCATCTCCAAGACCAGGAGGAACAGGAgcaacagagaaaggaagaggcagAGGCGAGGCACGCGGACCAGTTGTCTGAGGAGCTCATTGAGCAGGAGGCCCGCCTGATGAGCCAGCGCGGCTTCCAGTCCAAG CCCTATGGGCGTCCCAAAATTGCCTGGAACTGA
- the LOC122735319 gene encoding trichoplein keratin filament-binding protein isoform X2, translating into MQAYEQQKLKEEKKKSLVERRKRLAKLLAEERSQFTKELKEKRLNVALRESDMRARSERLKSAREQERKSVAEQLLYEHWKKTDPRFRQIESALHRKHVVDSWESQLSERKQQETAEKEEKIHFENQYERARREAMERMRREEEKRRLEDKQQAEALLQQMEELKLKEMEATKLKKEQENLLRQQWELGLLEEERKNMEEYRKKAELGRFLRHQYNAQLNRRAQQIQEELEADKRILLALLEKEDEDQRRDSARREQAAADAAWMKQVIEDQLEVERAREAELQMLYREEAKQMWEKREAEWERERQARDRLMKEVLTERQHQLQEKIALNRRAQEEALKYREQLIRGLEEAREESRRERAEEAELKTARKQELEAQVAERHLQDQEEQEQQRKEEAEARHADQLSEELIEQEARLMSQRGFQSKPYGRPKIAWN; encoded by the exons ATGCAAGCATACGAACAGCAGaaactgaaggaagagaagaaaaagagtttGGTGGAACGAAGGAAACGTCTGGCTAAACTCCTGGCAGAGGAGAGGAGTCAGTTCACCAAAGAACTGAAAGAGAAGAGGCTGAATGTGGCTTTGAGAGAGAGTGACATGAGAGCAAGAAGCGAGAGACTGAAGTCGGCAAGAGAACAAGAGAGGAAATCG GTTGCCGAACAGCTTCTGTATGAACACTGGAAGAAGACTGACCCCAGATTTCGACAG ATTGAATCAGCTCTTCACAGAAAGCATGTGGTAGACTCCTGGGAATCTCAGCTGTCAGAAAGAAAACAG CAAGAAACTGccgagaaagaagaaaaaatacactTTGAAAACCAGTATGAGAGGGCCAGAAGGGAAGCCATGGAGCGGATGAGGCGCGAAGAAGAGAAGAGACGCCTGGAGGACAAGCAGCAGGCAGAGGCTTTGCTCCAACAGATGGAAGAGCTCAAGCTCAAGGAGATGGAG GCCACAAAACTGAAGAAAGAACAAGAGAATTTGCTGAGGCAACAGTGGGAACTTGGTTTactggaggaggaaaggaagaacatGGAGGAGTACAGGAAGAAAGCGGAGCTGGG ACGCTTTTTGAGACACCAGTACAACGCTCAGCTGAATCGACGTGCCCAGCAAATCCAAGAGGAGCTG GAGGCAGACAAACGGATTCTCTTGGCCCTTCtggagaaggaagatgaggacCAACGGCGGGACTCAGCCAGGCGGGAGCAAGCAGCGGCAGATGCCGCGTGGATGAAACAAGTCATTGAGGACCAGCTGGAAGTGGAGAGAGCACGAGAAGCCGAGCTGCAGATGTTGTACAG ggaAGAGGCCAAGCAGATGTGGGAGAAGCGAGAGGccgagtgggagagagagaggcaggctcGAGACCGACTGATGAAAGAG GTTCTTACAGAGAGACAGCATCAGCTCCAAGAAAAGATTGCACTAAACCGGCGTGCGCAGGAGGAAGCCTTGAAGTACAGGGAGCAGCTGATTCGAGGCCTGGAGGAGGCGAGGGAGGAGAGCCGCAGGGAACGCGCTGAGGAGGCAGAGCTGAAGACGGCGCGTAAGCAAGAGCTAGAGGCCCAG GTTGCAGAGCGCCATCTCCAAGACCAGGAGGAACAGGAgcaacagagaaaggaagaggcagAGGCGAGGCACGCGGACCAGTTGTCTGAGGAGCTCATTGAGCAGGAGGCCCGCCTGATGAGCCAGCGCGGCTTCCAGTCCAAG CCCTATGGGCGTCCCAAAATTGCCTGGAACTGA